A portion of the Paenibacillus hamazuiensis genome contains these proteins:
- a CDS encoding ArsR/SmtB family transcription factor produces MLNLDISKPDELAKVAHALSSEVRISILQLLNTRNMNIIEIAESIQIPVSTAASHIRILEKAGLILTELQPGIRGVMKVCSRSFHDVHINLNPGTFLQSGRMTYEIDMPVGQFVDCEVYPTCGMANALQMIIPEDSPSSFFHPNRATAQLIWFRKGYVQYKFPLGVSNKSGIESLQFSLELCSEAPSYDNDWPSDITVWVNDLEIGTWTCPGDFGDRRGQLNPAWWSEHNTQYGMLKTWKIDKSKSSIDDVPISTVNVADLKLSQGDFITFKIGVKSNAVHKGGINLFGKQFGDFDQDIKMKVSYIE; encoded by the coding sequence ATGCTTAATTTGGACATAAGTAAGCCGGATGAGCTGGCGAAAGTCGCTCACGCTTTGTCTTCCGAGGTTCGGATCAGCATCCTTCAATTACTGAATACGAGAAACATGAACATTATTGAGATCGCGGAATCGATCCAAATCCCGGTATCGACGGCCGCCTCTCATATTCGCATCTTGGAAAAGGCCGGTCTGATTTTGACCGAATTACAGCCCGGCATCCGGGGGGTTATGAAAGTATGCAGCAGAAGCTTTCATGACGTCCATATTAACTTGAATCCCGGCACTTTTTTGCAAAGCGGTAGGATGACCTACGAAATTGACATGCCAGTAGGGCAGTTTGTCGATTGCGAGGTGTACCCGACATGCGGGATGGCCAATGCCTTGCAAATGATTATTCCTGAGGATAGCCCCTCCAGTTTCTTTCATCCCAACCGGGCAACGGCACAGCTGATCTGGTTCCGCAAAGGATATGTTCAGTACAAATTTCCGCTTGGAGTATCCAACAAGTCCGGGATCGAATCGCTGCAATTCAGCCTGGAGCTTTGCTCGGAAGCTCCAAGCTATGATAACGACTGGCCGTCGGATATTACGGTATGGGTCAATGACTTGGAAATCGGAACGTGGACGTGTCCCGGGGATTTCGGAGACCGGAGAGGACAATTGAATCCGGCCTGGTGGTCCGAACACAACACGCAGTACGGAATGCTAAAAACGTGGAAAATCGATAAATCCAAGTCTTCTATTGACGATGTCCCTATTTCGACTGTTAACGTCGCGGATTTGAAGCTTTCGCAAGGCGATTTTATTACGTTCAAGATAGGGGTAAAATCGAATGCAGTCCATAAGGGCGGCATTAACTTGTTTGGCAAACAGTTCGGAGACTTTGATCAGGATATCAAAATGAAAGTATCCTACATAGAGTGA
- a CDS encoding IS110 family transposase, which translates to MPSILFVGIDVSSKNNVVCCLPEGDVHKPLSRFTVTNDEPGVMIFQERIKALMSKHGLTHIRFGLEATGPFSSHLARYLQSVLTFEPYEHAVYVFNPSLIKEFKKAHFLYAPKNDRVDAWFIAAKLRSGHLPRAYTWSESMAALQRLTRTRFHVVHTLTRETNFLLTNLFLKFSSYASGPFRHKTSATSLAVIEEFASVEDIIHMSVEDLMAFVMERGRNQFENPEEVALALQKAARSSYRLPKAMADAVNFAMASNIRIIRSLQEQAKSLQKAIEDHLASIPQTLTSVPGMGPIFAAGILSEIGDIGRFPSHMKLAKYAGLAWTENQSGNFKGVESRLIKSGNRYLKYYFTEAAKSVQVHDTIFAQYYSHKKAEPAKYAEKRALALTARKLVRLVDHLLRTNRLYEPQEVIRQEA; encoded by the coding sequence ATGCCCAGCATCTTATTTGTCGGGATCGATGTAAGCAGCAAGAACAACGTAGTCTGTTGCCTGCCGGAAGGTGATGTCCACAAACCTCTGAGCCGGTTTACCGTCACCAATGATGAACCCGGCGTGATGATCTTTCAGGAGAGGATCAAGGCGCTGATGAGCAAGCACGGGTTGACGCATATTCGTTTCGGACTCGAAGCTACAGGCCCTTTTTCCAGTCATCTGGCCCGTTACTTGCAAAGCGTTCTGACCTTCGAACCTTATGAGCATGCCGTCTACGTCTTCAACCCGAGTCTGATTAAGGAGTTCAAGAAAGCTCACTTTCTGTACGCCCCAAAAAACGACAGGGTAGACGCCTGGTTCATCGCCGCGAAGCTCCGATCCGGTCATCTACCCCGTGCCTACACGTGGAGCGAGTCCATGGCCGCCCTACAGCGCCTGACGAGAACCCGTTTCCACGTTGTACATACTTTGACACGGGAGACCAATTTCCTGCTGACCAACTTATTTTTAAAGTTCAGCAGTTATGCCAGCGGACCTTTCCGGCACAAGACGTCGGCGACCAGCTTGGCTGTCATCGAGGAATTTGCCAGTGTCGAAGACATTATTCACATGTCCGTCGAAGACTTGATGGCCTTTGTGATGGAGCGCGGCCGGAATCAGTTTGAGAACCCGGAGGAAGTGGCTTTGGCGCTGCAAAAAGCGGCGCGCTCCTCCTACCGCCTGCCAAAGGCCATGGCGGATGCTGTCAACTTTGCGATGGCTTCCAACATTCGCATCATCCGATCTTTACAGGAACAAGCCAAATCACTGCAAAAAGCGATTGAAGATCATTTGGCGTCCATTCCGCAGACCCTCACTTCGGTCCCCGGAATGGGCCCCATCTTCGCGGCGGGCATCCTCTCCGAGATCGGAGACATTGGGCGCTTTCCTAGCCATATGAAACTGGCCAAATACGCCGGACTTGCATGGACAGAAAACCAATCGGGTAACTTTAAAGGCGTTGAATCTCGGCTTATTAAGTCCGGCAACCGCTACTTGAAGTATTACTTCACAGAAGCAGCAAAGAGTGTCCAGGTGCACGACACTATATTTGCGCAATATTACAGCCACAAGAAAGCGGAGCCGGCTAAATACGCCGAAAAACGTGCCCTTGCGCTTACAGCTCGTAAGTTGGTGCGGTTGGTCGATCATCTGCTGCGAACCAACCGACTCTACGAACCCCAGGAGGTGATCCGACAAGAAGCTTAG
- a CDS encoding Mur ligase family protein gives MSPLDVCAIELSSFQLMDMTRSPDVAVITNLSPNHLDWHRDMDEYTAAKRRLLDFRVKTTLPS, from the coding sequence ATGTCGCCACTGGATGTGTGCGCGATCGAGCTGTCTAGTTTCCAACTGATGGATATGACGCGCTCTCCCGATGTGGCGGTGATTACCAACCTTTCGCCCAATCACCTTGACTGGCACCGCGACATGGACGAATATACCGCCGCCAAGCGCCGCTTGCTGGATTTTAGAGTGAAAACGACTTTGCCGTCCTAA